One segment of Trueperaceae bacterium DNA contains the following:
- a CDS encoding GntR family transcriptional regulator, with protein MKQIQYTPMFEMVLDSLRDSIISGVWKPGELLSHEQIAARLNVSRMPVREAVRLLEQEGFVSVRRNVGVEVLPLSWDDFEEIYLMRQALESLAGRLATPNLRDADLDRLRGLLDQMERVLDVAASQPGQTLVLTREFHSTIYRPCGRPRLLKSIDTLRNHSARYRAFVVQLPGRAKSLLSEHTRIYEACLQRDEDAVADAIHVHFQQALDIARHEKEMLP; from the coding sequence ATGAAGCAGATTCAGTACACCCCGATGTTCGAGATGGTGCTGGACTCCCTGCGGGACTCCATCATCTCCGGCGTCTGGAAGCCCGGAGAGCTGCTGAGCCACGAGCAGATCGCAGCGCGCCTGAACGTGAGCAGGATGCCCGTCAGGGAGGCGGTGAGGCTTCTCGAGCAGGAGGGGTTCGTCTCCGTGCGCCGGAACGTCGGCGTCGAGGTGCTGCCCCTGTCCTGGGACGACTTCGAGGAGATCTACCTCATGCGCCAGGCCCTGGAGTCGCTGGCGGGGCGGCTGGCCACGCCGAACCTGCGCGACGCCGATCTCGACCGCCTGCGCGGGCTGCTGGACCAGATGGAACGGGTCCTCGACGTCGCGGCCTCGCAACCGGGACAGACCCTCGTCCTGACCCGCGAGTTCCACTCCACGATCTACAGGCCGTGCGGCAGACCTCGGCTCCTCAAGTCCATCGACACGCTGCGCAACCACAGCGCGAGGTACCGCGCGTTCGTCGTGCAGCTGCCCGGCAGGGCCAAGTCCCTCTTGTCGGAGCACACGCGGATCTACGAGGCCTGCCTGCAGCGCGATGAGGACGCCGTCGCGGACGCCATCCACGTCCACTTCCAGCAGGCCCTCGACATCGCCCGCCACGAGAAGGAGATGCTGCCATAG